Proteins encoded by one window of Xenopus tropicalis strain Nigerian chromosome 6, UCB_Xtro_10.0, whole genome shotgun sequence:
- the LOC100145000 gene encoding uncharacterized protein LOC100145000 has translation MASKKKLLLIDVDCGTDDAQAIMMAIAAPNIHILGITCVEGNTSLNNVCKNVLRVLKLCNRLDIPVFRGAGKPILGEAIHASDFHGSDGLGDVPDPNAPGLDLIQKEYAVDALKRIVSKHPEQISLIATGPLTNLALAVRTDSTFPQKLKALFIMGGNMESRGNTTACGEFNFLADPEAAYVVLNEFTCKTYIATWEHTCYYKLPWEWYDQWVSRGTKKADFIKKIYAHSLQYSRNNEKEIKALVGGPGFVSCDSYAMAAAIDESTVTNVIECGVTVEMCGKFTRGMMVLDLIDSLKKQNKALIMNGCDMEKFKALMEASVK, from the exons ATGGCATCCAAAAAGAAGCTGCTTCTCATCGATGTGGACTGTGGCACAGATGATGCTCAGGCTATTATGATGGCAATAGCTGCTCCCAACATTCATATTTTAGGGATCACATGTGTGGAAGGCAACACCTCATTGAACAACGTCTGTAAAAATGTTCTTCGTGTTCTCAAGCTGTGCAACCGTCTTGAT ATCCCTGTTTTTCGAGGAGCAGGCAAACCAATCCTTGGAGAAGCTATTCATGCATCTGATTTTCATGGTTCAGATGGTCTTGGGGATGTCCCTGATCCAAATGCTCCAGGACTCGACCTGATTCAGAAAGAATATGCTGTTGAtgcccttaaaagaattgtatcAAAACACCCCGAACAA ATTTCATTGATTGCTACGGGACCACTCACCAACTTGGCTCTGGCTGTAAGGACAGATTCAACCTTCCCTCAGAAACTTAAAGCGTTGTTTATAATGGGGGGAAACATGGAAT CCAGAGGAAATACTACAGCTTGTGGGGAGTTTAACTTCCTTGCAGATCCTGAAGCTGCCTACGTTGTTCTGAATGAGTTCACGTGTAAAACTTACATCGCCACCTGGGAACATACATGTTATTACAAACTCCCATGG GAATGGTATGATCAATGGGTTAGTAGAGGAACGAAGAAAGCAGACTTTATAAAGAAGATCTATGCCCACAGTTTGCAGTACTCCAGAAATAATGAAAAGGAGATAAAGGCTTTGGTTGGCGGACCTGGATTTGTTTCCTGTGACTCCTATGCTATGGCGGCTGCCATTGATGAGTCCACAGTTACCAATGTCATTGAGTGTGGAGTAACAGTGGAAATGTGTGGAAAGTTTACTCGTGGGATGATGGTGCTGGATTTGATTGATAGCTTAAAGAAACAGAATAAGGCCCTTATCATGAATGGTTGTGATATGGAGAAGTTTAAGGCTCTGATGGAGGCATCTGTCAAGTAA
- the LOC100145000 gene encoding uncharacterized protein LOC100145000 isoform X1: MSHCEQQQKAAMASKKKLLLIDVDCGTDDAQAIMMAIAAPNIHILGITCVEGNTSLNNVCKNVLRVLKLCNRLDIPVFRGAGKPILGEAIHASDFHGSDGLGDVPDPNAPGLDLIQKEYAVDALKRIVSKHPEQISLIATGPLTNLALAVRTDSTFPQKLKALFIMGGNMESRGNTTACGEFNFLADPEAAYVVLNEFTCKTYIATWEHTCYYKLPWEWYDQWVSRGTKKADFIKKIYAHSLQYSRNNEKEIKALVGGPGFVSCDSYAMAAAIDESTVTNVIECGVTVEMCGKFTRGMMVLDLIDSLKKQNKALIMNGCDMEKFKALMEASVK; the protein is encoded by the exons CTATGGCATCCAAAAAGAAGCTGCTTCTCATCGATGTGGACTGTGGCACAGATGATGCTCAGGCTATTATGATGGCAATAGCTGCTCCCAACATTCATATTTTAGGGATCACATGTGTGGAAGGCAACACCTCATTGAACAACGTCTGTAAAAATGTTCTTCGTGTTCTCAAGCTGTGCAACCGTCTTGAT ATCCCTGTTTTTCGAGGAGCAGGCAAACCAATCCTTGGAGAAGCTATTCATGCATCTGATTTTCATGGTTCAGATGGTCTTGGGGATGTCCCTGATCCAAATGCTCCAGGACTCGACCTGATTCAGAAAGAATATGCTGTTGAtgcccttaaaagaattgtatcAAAACACCCCGAACAA ATTTCATTGATTGCTACGGGACCACTCACCAACTTGGCTCTGGCTGTAAGGACAGATTCAACCTTCCCTCAGAAACTTAAAGCGTTGTTTATAATGGGGGGAAACATGGAAT CCAGAGGAAATACTACAGCTTGTGGGGAGTTTAACTTCCTTGCAGATCCTGAAGCTGCCTACGTTGTTCTGAATGAGTTCACGTGTAAAACTTACATCGCCACCTGGGAACATACATGTTATTACAAACTCCCATGG GAATGGTATGATCAATGGGTTAGTAGAGGAACGAAGAAAGCAGACTTTATAAAGAAGATCTATGCCCACAGTTTGCAGTACTCCAGAAATAATGAAAAGGAGATAAAGGCTTTGGTTGGCGGACCTGGATTTGTTTCCTGTGACTCCTATGCTATGGCGGCTGCCATTGATGAGTCCACAGTTACCAATGTCATTGAGTGTGGAGTAACAGTGGAAATGTGTGGAAAGTTTACTCGTGGGATGATGGTGCTGGATTTGATTGATAGCTTAAAGAAACAGAATAAGGCCCTTATCATGAATGGTTGTGATATGGAGAAGTTTAAGGCTCTGATGGAGGCATCTGTCAAGTAA